Proteins encoded by one window of Orbaceae bacterium BiB:
- a CDS encoding autotransporter outer membrane beta-barrel domain-containing protein, with translation MKENLKKKQLIMLLGPLLFCNNSVLAAEYTGSSTIYGSGFDDYDSITINTTETGGIAPLAGYGLYNVTGTLKEVSITTSGSKADALMLRSSSNLTIGDNLKIIATGSSADGINVAITGSSLLKVGNDAEISIAKGVGVRANLSIGGGNNSIIIGNNLKVTTTGNGSNITDAEGYAVYAGNRDYETVNMPAANSAYISIGDGSSLTTSGTSAHAVYANKTGSISLNSTNITTTGKGAHGLYAANGDITPNYSFSCIFGSCPKTSLSGGKILLFGDTKITVNTDYDGTSQQSYAIYSSGADSLIASAGDLNGSINQNIYTITGDMKADNAGTITLTMNDGSIFNGNTTVDDVSNLDLRIAGANSQWNMSKSSSLSYLDLDGATVSIGKQIDLLDGSNDITLTVDELLGNGIFNMRTTIDGINNYHDLLKVTESNMASGHHTIAINDSHTGSTTVDGSERVQLVQTEGGDAVFTGTTDVGGYIYELGQGDATLGERDSDWYLTSKKKENGGGENSNTGDNSANIASINYLMNYIENQTLLQRMGELRNTNNQTGDAWGRVYSGYIDSFDNHNLKDKKLRYSGFQLGADKNIDSTELWDIYIGVVAGMSKGMTDFNVGDGSTTSYYAGIYGTYKEYNGFYLDFMAKYMYMDNKFNTTTSGGYAVNGSGHSNGLAVSLEGGKRFWLNGKPTIDAGSWFIEPQGQFTYGYQGSSSIDSSNGLKTELSQFNSFLGRVSTLFGYTTYDQKQNQVDVYAKFGYVKEYDGDTSYQFNQGIKEFYSFKGHWIDMGLGVNAQIAGHHNIYADLNYATGDAFNIRQVNIGYRYNF, from the coding sequence ATGAAAGAGAATTTAAAAAAGAAGCAGTTAATTATGTTATTAGGCCCACTGTTATTTTGTAATAATAGTGTTTTGGCGGCAGAATATACTGGTAGTAGCACGATATATGGTAGTGGCTTTGATGATTATGATAGCATCACGATTAATACCACTGAGACGGGGGGGATAGCGCCTCTTGCCGGCTATGGATTATATAATGTGACGGGCACACTAAAAGAGGTGAGTATTACGACCTCAGGCAGTAAGGCAGATGCGCTTATGCTGAGATCATCGTCAAATTTAACTATTGGCGATAATCTAAAAATAATCGCAACTGGTAGTTCAGCTGATGGTATCAATGTTGCTATCACTGGCAGTTCGTTATTAAAAGTAGGTAATGATGCAGAGATTAGTATCGCGAAAGGTGTTGGTGTTAGAGCTAATTTATCTATTGGTGGTGGTAATAATTCAATCATTATTGGCAATAATTTGAAAGTCACGACAACTGGAAATGGTTCAAATATTACCGATGCCGAAGGTTATGCGGTTTATGCGGGAAATCGTGATTATGAAACTGTAAATATGCCTGCTGCGAATAGCGCATATATCTCTATTGGTGATGGTAGCTCATTAACGACATCCGGTACGAGCGCTCATGCTGTTTATGCTAATAAAACCGGTTCGATTAGTTTAAATAGTACCAATATTACAACAACAGGAAAAGGTGCTCATGGTTTATATGCTGCAAATGGTGATATAACACCAAATTATTCTTTTTCGTGTATATTTGGCAGTTGCCCTAAAACCAGTCTGAGTGGGGGGAAGATCCTCTTATTCGGAGATACCAAAATCACTGTTAATACTGATTATGATGGTACTAGCCAACAAAGTTATGCTATATACAGTTCGGGTGCTGATTCACTGATTGCTTCAGCAGGTGATCTTAATGGTTCTATTAATCAAAATATTTACACGATCACGGGCGATATGAAAGCCGATAATGCCGGAACCATTACGCTAACAATGAATGACGGCTCTATTTTTAACGGTAATACAACGGTTGATGATGTAAGTAATCTTGATCTCCGAATTGCTGGAGCTAATAGTCAATGGAACATGTCCAAGTCATCGTCACTCTCTTATTTAGATTTAGATGGGGCAACCGTTTCTATTGGTAAACAAATCGATCTTTTAGATGGTAGTAATGATATTACGTTAACTGTTGATGAGTTATTAGGCAATGGTATATTTAATATGCGTACCACTATTGATGGAATAAATAATTATCATGATTTACTGAAAGTCACGGAGTCCAATATGGCCTCAGGTCACCATACTATCGCGATTAACGATAGTCATACAGGCAGCACAACCGTAGATGGTAGTGAACGTGTACAGTTAGTGCAGACCGAAGGTGGTGATGCGGTATTTACTGGTACGACTGATGTCGGTGGCTATATTTATGAGCTTGGTCAGGGTGATGCTACTTTAGGTGAAAGAGATTCTGATTGGTACTTAACCAGTAAGAAAAAAGAGAATGGTGGAGGCGAAAACTCTAATACCGGTGATAATTCGGCTAATATCGCTAGTATCAACTATTTAATGAATTACATTGAGAACCAAACGTTATTACAACGTATGGGTGAACTTCGCAATACGAATAACCAAACTGGAGATGCGTGGGGAAGAGTTTATAGCGGTTATATTGATTCATTTGATAACCATAATTTGAAAGATAAAAAATTGCGTTATAGCGGTTTCCAATTAGGTGCTGATAAAAATATTGATTCGACAGAATTATGGGATATCTATATTGGGGTTGTCGCTGGTATGTCCAAGGGGATGACTGACTTCAATGTTGGGGACGGTAGTACCACTTCTTATTATGCTGGTATTTATGGTACTTATAAAGAGTATAACGGTTTCTATTTAGACTTTATGGCCAAGTATATGTATATGGATAATAAATTCAATACGACGACTTCAGGCGGTTATGCGGTAAATGGCAGTGGCCACTCAAATGGACTAGCGGTTAGCCTTGAAGGGGGGAAACGTTTCTGGCTAAATGGTAAACCAACTATTGATGCGGGAAGTTGGTTTATTGAGCCACAGGGACAATTTACTTATGGCTACCAAGGAAGCTCTTCAATTGATTCTAGCAACGGTCTAAAAACAGAACTGAGTCAATTTAACTCATTCTTAGGTCGAGTTAGTACTTTATTTGGTTACACGACTTATGATCAAAAACAGAATCAGGTAGATGTTTATGCTAAATTCGGTTATGTCAAAGAGTATGATGGTGATACTTCGTATCAGTTCAATCAGGGCATAAAAGAGTTTTATAGCTTCAAAGGTCACTGGATTGATATGGGACTGGGGGTTAATGCCCAAATAGCTGGGCACCATAATATTTATGCTGATTTAAATTATGCAACGGGTGATGCTTTCAATATTCGTCAAGTCAATATCGGCTACCGTTATAATTTTTAA
- a CDS encoding zinc ribbon domain-containing protein, whose amino-acid sequence MKMCIACGMPMTQIADYPRYDISKNYCKLCAKSDGSMKSFDEKLEELTLRYVEEHSMDYQVAKETARIILKKLPAWKRW is encoded by the coding sequence ATGAAAATGTGTATTGCTTGTGGTATGCCTATGACGCAGATAGCCGATTATCCTAGGTATGATATTTCTAAAAATTATTGTAAACTTTGTGCCAAATCAGATGGTTCAATGAAAAGCTTCGATGAAAAATTGGAAGAGTTAACATTGCGCTATGTAGAAGAGCACTCTATGGATTATCAGGTAGCGAAAGAGACCGCTCGAATTATTTTAAAGAAATTGCCTGCATGGAAGAGATGGTAG
- a CDS encoding zinc ribbon domain-containing protein YjdM has protein sequence MESMPNCPICQSEHTYQDGALYICPECAHEWDPTALTTHDDTLIVKDSNGNLLADGDDIILIKDLKLKGSSSVLKKGEKAKGIRLVEGDHEIDCKMDGMKVMLKACFVKKA, from the coding sequence ATGGAATCAATGCCTAACTGCCCTATTTGTCAGTCCGAACATACTTATCAAGATGGTGCCCTATATATCTGTCCAGAATGCGCTCATGAATGGGACCCAACTGCCCTAACCACACATGACGATACCTTAATTGTCAAAGATAGTAACGGAAATTTACTTGCTGATGGTGACGATATTATTTTAATTAAAGATTTAAAATTGAAAGGTTCTTCGAGTGTATTGAAAAAAGGTGAAAAAGCAAAAGGAATTCGTTTGGTTGAAGGCGATCATGAAATCGATTGTAAAATGGATGGAATGAAAGTAATGCTTAAAGCCTGCTTTGTTAAAAAAGCTTAA
- a CDS encoding DUF1289 domain-containing protein, whose product MMMPSQIEIFAITSPCKRVCETDKQGYCLTCFRSRDERFNWLKFSDNQKQEVLRLCRQRALRKRYYLYQQQKQLELSMQHSSNGQLDLL is encoded by the coding sequence ATGATGATGCCAAGTCAAATAGAAATTTTTGCTATTACGAGTCCGTGTAAAAGAGTATGTGAGACGGATAAACAAGGTTACTGTTTAACATGCTTTCGTTCGCGGGATGAACGTTTTAATTGGTTAAAGTTTTCTGATAACCAAAAACAAGAAGTACTTCGACTTTGTCGACAAAGGGCGTTAAGGAAACGTTATTACTTATATCAGCAACAAAAACAACTTGAATTATCAATGCAGCATAGCAGTAATGGACAATTAGACTTACTTTAA